GGAGTTTAGCTTCCGGCCCTTCAATTGTTCAAAGAAATAAATCGATATTGACGTTTCTTTTGTACAAAAGAAATAATGACCTGTGTAGGAATAGAATGACAGTCCCTCTTTCCCTGCATGTGGTTGATTATAGAATGCTTTATCATTCAGTTAGATCTATTTATGCAATCACAGTAATGTTCCAGTGAAAATAGTTCCCAAGGGTCACATAGTCCAGTTACAAAACACTGTGCCATATTTGACAGCCAAGTCTTTTGTGCTAATGCTAATTATGGGATGGCCTGACTTGATATTTGAGCAATACACTTAGATTACCAGCTGCTTTTAAGTGACCTCTGAGCtgaccaggtttttttttcaaagataacAAAATCATGATGATAAAAAAACAAGTTTACAGCAGAGTACTGCATCTCAATCAACTGAAGTTTTTGTGTAGGTCAGTAACATATCTGTAAAGTGtgtcttaaaatggttgtaaacctcagaaatgAAAtaagaacaaagcatatccctctatagtgtgtgcttttctcaattaagagcactaagtgtcattttttGTCTATTGCCTTGTCTCTCTGCTATCATCACGAGtaatttctgacaagttttcctgacaccaagagaaaaaaggtgaaagGGGatggagctccagcacacagcctgtgattgacagctttAGCTCtgctcctgtgtgctgtgtgaagggggggtgtatcccttccctccaatcagctcttagagctctcctcactgagctctgcagattgTGACTTCAGATCtatgcccccttttttctgacaatTCAGATAAGTTGTATACATTTTgcaccgcggttctcttgaaaggcaagaacgcggtaacgtcaTTGTGtgactaccgcgcatgcgtcaaagtcattttgagcatgcacaggtttccacggcgacaggtaagtatacagacgctcgggtcaaaaaggtaaacaaacaccttacatacagtatactgtaatcttatagattacagtactgtatgtaaaaaatacataccccccttgtccctagtggtctgcccagtgccctacatgtacttttatataataaaaactgttctttctgcctgcaaactgtagattgtccatagcaaccaaaagtgtccctttatgtcaaaaatggctttagagcagctagaaaacagcgataataaattataatcacttgcagaattgagtgatagcgatttgtggggaaattcgtcataaaaaaataaaagtaatgacagcgacaattctgcaactgagaaaatttcagtgattttgagttgattacattattgaataatttttattataattatattattatttgttataattatttattatattataatttataattttttttttttttttttaaattcatacccgggatgcctactagactcttgtttggacagatttaagtgagttattcctaagaaatacaggcctacagtataaaacgccaaatttccttgcaaataatggtaccactttcagcacatttttattattcaaataatcataccgccagggaggttaaaaacacTAGTAACAGTAACCGTTATCATTCATGCCGCTGTTTTCAGAAacggttaaagtgacactaaacctgTCAGCTcctactgtgattggacacagcagaatTTTGTCAGCAGGTCGTagccaatgattcatggccagTACCTGTGATTGGCGGTGTCCAATCAtagcccagagccctgtgttgacaaacaacacagggctctgtacagagggaaaaGAAGCAAACTGATTTTGAGTAACATTAACACAGCtggaatcacattttttttgtgttactaaagtttttttttttatcatggaaaaaaaaacatattctacTTGCCTTCTCTGAGCAATGTTATTctcctcttggctcctcctctttttcttGAGTCCCCATAGGAAGCTATGGAAGCACACAGGGTTTACTTGCTCCTGAGCTGTGTGTCTTCCTCCtcactgcatttgattgacagcagcaggagctaatggCTGCTATTCAAGGCCCTGTGTAAGGAGGAAGAGCAGGGAGAAGAGATGCAGCCGTGCACAGCTCTggatctcttctctcctctcttccgcTTTACACAgagaaatataaaatgtatttatatttaccTATTCTGTATTTTCTGAACTCTAATGGACCTTCCATAGATTGTTATTATTCACTTTGGACTTTATGTTTTGGTTTTGTTTGCATTCAATTTTGCATTGCCTATTTTACCCTTCCAGGTTCACATGCTATTCCCTTGCTCACTTAGCGCCACacattcgttttttattttttttttattttattgctataggggcacctgcAGGATAAAGGAGATACGAACCCCAACAGGAAACTCCAGAAGAAGAGGGGGTAATGGACTGCTCCAAgcaatatcattgcacagagcaggtaagtataacatcttttttattttaataaaaaaataatgaggctttacaatcactttaaagtggaggttcacccaaaaacgtaatttttaacattagattgaggctcattttgtcaaggggaatcgggtgttttttttttaaatcgaagcagtacttaccgttttagagatagatcttctccgccgcttcagggtatgggctgcgggactgggcgttcctatttgattgacaggcttccgacagccgcatacatcgcgtcacgattttccgaaagtagccgaacgtcggtgcgcaggcgccgtatagagccgcaccgacgttcggcttctttcggctactcgtgacgcgatgtatgcctgtcaatcaaataggaacgcccagtcccgaagaccatacccggaagcggcggagaagatcgctctctacaacggtaagtactgcttcgatttaaaaaaaaacacacgattccccttgacaaaatgagcctcaatctaatgttaaaaattgtttttcgggtgaactcccgctttaagtatacaGGAAGATTGGGCATAAAAGAGTTCCCAGCATGCACTGGTGGAGGTACACAGTATCCAAAGCTTTTCTTTAGGGTATATTCTGTCCATAAACCAAATGATAATTTAAAAATACAGTGAGCAAGGGTTAGAGTACCTAAATATTAAAGCAGGGCTGTCCTTTCCCAGGTCACAAGGTGGTTTTATTAGCAAAGTGTTTCAACGGAATCAAAATGCCTGCTCCATCTGTCCTAAGCTTGACCTTGAAACATGAAATCTAATCCTATGCAAGGAGCTTAGCACAAGATTTGATGCAGCACTGTCAGTATGTAAAGAATGAGGGGGCCAAAACAATGATGATGTTTGATCATGGCACACTGATGTTTTCATTGCTAGATTGATGTCTGACGATTCCTATTCAATAGGTATTGAAATGTACAGTCCATTAGAAGCAGAGAACAATAGCAGTCTATTTTCAGTCTCTAAAGCAGTCTAGAATCTAATATTATTAGCAATCTATAATCGACATACAATGTAAGATAATTAGTGTGCTATAAtcaatttataatataaaatCATTAGTATTCTATAATCTAGATGTATTATCATTTTATAATTAGTCTGTAATCTAAATGTATTAGCAGTATATGATCAGTCTATAATCTGAAATCATTAGCAGTCTATGATCAGTTgataatttaaatgtattaatagtttataatctaaatGTATTAGTAGTCTATGATCAGTCTACTATCTAAATGTATTATCATTCAATAATCAGTCTAATATCTAAATGTGTTATTCTATGATCAGTCTATAATCTGAAATCTTTAGCCATCTATGATCAGTCTACTATCTAAATGTATTATCATTCTATAATCTGAAATCATTAGCAGTCTATTATCTAAAAGTATTATCATTCTGTGATCTAAATGTATTggtagcataggcgtgcgcaggttgtgtgccaggtgtgcctgggcacaccctaatcctgaggTTGGCAACCCGTCAATCGTGATCTACCTGCCGATCATGGGTAGGTGACAAGTAAACTGCGATCCTTCCTTGCCGAGCCTCAGAATCTGGACAGGAAGGGCAGCGGGGCTGGGATAAAGTGGAATCGGTCTGTATTtttctcctgcagcagctgaaagtaggcttctcctccctctccccgaAATTCAACTGCTACAGGAGCAAAATACAGGGGGAtcggtaccaatatatgccacccctcctgtccCTGTTCATCTCCTTTCTGCTGCCCGGGTCCCCCTTGCTCCctaccattgtttcaggatggatagTGGGGAAGAGGCCAGTACATATGTCacacatatgtgttggagctttgaggtgcacaccctaatgatataggctgcgcacgcctatgattggTAGTCTATGATCAGTCTACAATCAGGCTATTATCTACAAGTATTGGTAGTCTAGAATCTGAAATCATCAGCAACCTATGATCATCAGTGTATTATCTAAATGTATAATCATTCTATAATCAGTCTATTATCTAAATGTATTATCATTCTATAATCAGTCTATTATCTAAATGTATTATCATTCTATAATCAGTCTATTATCTAAATGTATTATCATTCTATAATCAGTCTATTATCTAAATATATTATCATTCTATAATCAGTCTATTATCTAAATGTATTATCATTCTATAATCAGTCTATTATCCAAATGTATAATCATTCTATAATCAGTGTATTATCTAAATGTATTATCATTCTATGATCAGTCTATAATCAGTGTATTATCTAAATGTATTATCATTCAATCATTGGTTTATAATCAGGCTATTATCTAAATGTATTATCATTCTATAATCCGTCTATTATCTAAATATATTATCATTCTATAATTGATCTATAATCAGTCTATTATCTAAATGTATTATCATTCAATCATCGGTTTATAATCAGGCTATTATCTAAATGTATTATCATTCTATGATTGGTCTATAATCAGGCTATTATCTAAATGTATTATCATTCAATCATCGGTTTATAATCAGTCTATTATCTATATGTATTATCATTCTATGATTGGTCTATAATCAGTCTATTATCTAAATATATTATCATTCTATAATTGGTCTATAATCAGTCTATTATCTATATGTATTATCATTCTATGAGGTCAATAATCAGCCTATTATCTAAATGTATTGGTAGTCTATGATCAATCTATAATCTGAAATCATTAGTAAGCTATGATCAGTCTATATTTTAAATGTATAAGCAGTTTCTAATCTAAACGTATTATCATTCTAACATGGGTCTATAAACTGAAATCCTCAGTGGATTGTTGGCATTCTAGTCTATAATGAAATGTATGATGATTGCACTATCTCTCAGCAGAAATGACAGATCTGCTCCTCTCTGACACTGGGGTCTGTAATGTATTGTGATTGGTGTAATAGTAGGAGGCGGTGACCCCACATGTCTATCTCTCACAGGTAACCCTATCACCCCCATCTTGCAGGATGTTCATTCGATGCCAGCTATCAGTTGGCAGTGATCGGAGTGCTGCCATCCATCCATCTCATGTGTGAGAACCTTGAAGGTCAGGAACCttgaacctcctcctcctcccccctccattgTGTGCAGCAGGCTGTGGATGGAGGTGATCCATTGACAGCTCGTGTagggagggatggagggggggctcagcagcagcagcagcaggctatAGAGCTGTGTGCGATCATATCCAGAGGATGAACTCCTCCGGGCTTTGAATTACCGCGATGCTGAGCACAGTGCAGGCAGTACATTAGTGGTGTGCTGCATTGATGCTGAAGGAGTAGAGCTCTGCTGGCAGCTCAGCGAGGAGGATCGCCTATACCCTACACCGGGCACCCCCCACCCTACACCGggcaccccccacctccccccgatGATGCCCCTGCAGAGCTTCTCCCGGGACAGGGAGCCGTCCTCCCTCCTCCGATGGGACGAAGTACCGGATGATTTCGTGGAATGCTTCATCCTGTCCGGTTACCGGAGACTTCATCTGACCGCCCAGGAGTGCCTGGCCTCCATCTTCCAGCCCACCAATGAGACTCTGAATTTCTGGACCCATTTCATCCCTCTGGTTCTGTTCGTCAGTAAGTTCTCGGAGGTATTCTTCCTTTCCAGTGAGTTGCCCTTCACCCACCCGGCACTGCTGCCACTATGGTGTTACGCCTCCGGAGTGTTGCTGACATTTGCCATGAGTTGTACAGCCCATGTGTTCAGCTGCCGCTCCCTGCGCCTGCGTGCCGCCTTCTTCTTCCTGGACTATGCTTCTATCAGCTACTACGGCTTCGCCAGCACCGTGGCTTATTCCTACTACCTGCTCCCTAGACTCAGCCTGCTGGACCCCAGTGTTATGACCCCGTACCTGCACAGCCTGGGCTGGCACCGGGTAGACTACAGCATGCTCATGGGGCTGTACAGCGAGCTGGTGCTGCCGGTGGCATTTGTCCTGGCGGTGACGTGTACCGTGGCGTGCTGCAAGAGCCGATCAGAGGATTGTTCGTACCCCTTTGCCATCCGTACCTTTGTCTTCGCTATGCCCCTCAGCATGGCCTGCCCGGTGATGATTGAGAGCCTGCTCTTTGACCTGGGGGGGAAGAACCCCACTCTCTTCATCTATTTTTACCGGAGATATTTCTGGCTGCTGGTGGCCGCCTTCTTCAATGTCAGTAAGCTCCCGGAGAGGATCCAGCCAGGATTGTTTGACATTATAGGACACAGCCACCAGCTCTTCCACATCTTTACCTTCCTTAGTATTTATGATCAAATGCACTATGTGGAGCAGGGCTTAGAACAGTTCCTCAAAGCTCCCCACACCTCCCCTACTGTGCAGGGGACCATTGGTTACATGGTGCTTCTGACTGTATGCCTGGGCTTTGTAGTCAGAAAGTATCTGAAAGGACTGGCCAGCGCCAAACAGGACTAAACTAGGGCGCTGAGTCCTGCCGGGGTGGAACATGCCCATCCAGTGGGCTTTTTACTAtaaggcagcctttctcaaccttctcGCCCTAAAATAATTTGCAGGTCTATGGCAAACCAGTACATCTGGGGTCAGGGGTCAACAGAAAAGCCAGTTTGCAAGGGGTCACCTGAAAAGGTTAATGGGAAAAACAGTTTATTGGGGGTCAGGGGTCAACAGAAAAGCCAGTTTGCAAGGGGTCACCTGAAAAGGTCTTATGGGAAAAAACAGTTTATTGGGGGGTCAATGGCAAACCAATTAATTGGGGATCAATTGGAAAACCAATTCATCAAAAGGGCGATGTGAAAGCCAGTTCATCAGGAGTTAATTGAAAAATTAATTCATCAGGGGTCAACGAAAAAGCAAATTTATTGGGGATCAATGGGAAAACCAATTTATCGGCGGTCACTGGCAAAACCATTGTGTTGGGGGTCAATGGGaaaaacagtttattgagggtCGATGGGAAACCAATTAATTGGGGTTCAATTGGAAAACCAATTCATCAAGGGTCGATGGGAAAGCCAGTTCATCAGGAGTTAATTGAAAAATTAATTCATCAGGGGTGAACGAAAAAGCGAATTTATTGGGGTTCAGTGGGAAAACCAATTTATCGGCAGTCACTGGGAAAACCATTGTGTTGGGGGTCAATGGGAAAACCAGTTTATTGAGGGTCGATGGGAAACCAATTAATTGAGGATCAATTGGAAAATGAATTTATCAGGGGTCACTGGGAAAGCCAGTTCATCAGGGGTTAGCTGAAAAATTaattcattggggtcagtgggaaaacCAATTTATCGGGGGTCAATGGGAAAACCAATTCTTCAGGGGACAATGGGTAAAGCCATTTTGTTGGGAGTCAATGGGGAAATCAATTCTTCAGGGGTCAATGGGGAAACcaaattatgggggggggggggttaaaggggaAACCAACTTATCAGGGGTCAAAGGGGAAACCAATTTCATTGGGGGGCAATGAGAAACCAATTTATCCAGGGTTAAGGGAAAACCACTTAATTTGGGGTTAATGGGGAAACCAATTCATCAGGGTCAATGGGCAAACCAATTCATCTGGGGTCAATGAAAAAACAACTCATCTAGGGTTAATGGGAACCCACTTAATTTGGGGTCAATGGGGAAACCAATTCATCAGGGGTCAATGGGGAAACCAAttcattggtggtcaataggaaacaATGCCTCTTGCATTCAATAATGGTCAGTAGGTTGAATGAAaccctaaagccgcgtacacacgatcagtccatcagatgagaacggaccgaaggaccgttttcatcggttaaccgataaagctgactgatggtccgtcgcgcctacacaaattggttaaaaaaacaattgtgtcagaacgcggtgacgtaaaacacaacgacgtgctgaaaaaaacgaagttcaatgcttccaagcatgcgtcgacttgattctgagcatgcgtggataaccgatggttgtgtctactaacgatcgttttttcccatcggttaggaatccatcggttaaatttaaagcaagttggcttttttttaaccgatggttaaataacctatggggcccacacacgatcggttttgaccgatgaaaacgatccatcagaccgttgtcctctgtttaaccaatcgtgtgtacgaggccttacataagtggtcagaatgccacccttaagCCAGACATATACAGTAAGattttaatttgaaaaataaTTTATCAACATTCTTTGGCATCATTGAGTCAGCTAATTTCCTTCGAAAGCCCCTAAAGTGTCATCCAAACTTGCTATTTGAATGGAATCCCAGACGTAATAAACAGGCTTCATCacaatatatatgattttttacaaacaaaacaaaaaaaaaacattcactgtTAGAatatcatttgaaaaaaatgttccATCCCGCTGCTTCACAATTGAAAATGCATGTTGAATTAAcattctgaaaaacaacattttactggtgtatggccaactttacaGACAGCTAGAAAAAAATTGTTGGGGTCATGtagctggctctgccaagtggcgtTTGCCATGGggctatgcaggcaccatcagatggtAGGTCAACCAGCCACAACTCAAGGAACTCCccacaacctctggaggaaccctagagttccatgggactctggttgagaatggctgctataCAGGCATTGCCTATTGCAATACACATTGGAGAGCAGGTCTCTGCTGAAAAACTTTAAGGGTTTGCATAATCATATTTATTGAATTCACAAGCAGGCTGCTACTGTTAATGTCTTATTTGTATTATTACCAGGTCCAACTACTGATTATGAAACCCTTTTTATGCATCAAATTAGAatcctatttattttattattgtttgaAAACCCCCGTGATTGTCAATAGTTACTGTGTCCATGGTACTATGCCAGAAGTGGTTGCACCCCGGCAGACTTAGGATAGGCTAGGACTAAATTATTTAAAGATGCGTTCACTCTTCGCTTATTCAACAAATGGAAAACATTCTCTCTGTAGTCGTTTAGCCTTTTATCCCCTCTATCAAATGAGTATTAATAATTTGTTGGCAGAGATTCCTTTTAGACTCTGTGTACCAGAATGCTACCTCTTATATATCTGGGATGGTTAATAATTCAGTGCaaaaacagtccatagcaaccagcttTAGGTGGGTAGACTATCGGAAGCCCATGTGTGGTTGGTTGCCCTGATTTACTTCTGTTACGCACACCATTGCCCGATTATTGCACGAAATGCGTGTGTTCCAGGCAGCTGTACATGTCTGATATTCTGCAGGTTAAATCTCTTGCGTAATACTGTTTCCACATCTACAAAAGATTTGCGATAACGTTGGTTTATCTATAGCGTCCTCGCTCCTATGGATTGGGTTATATAACCTTTGCACATAGCTGATCccaaagacacattttttttttttcaatatttgccGTTGTtttcctggtaaaaaaaaaagcatcacagCATGGTAATTGCGCAGTCTCTTCCCTAATGCTGTCAGCCTGAAGCTGAATCCCTTGAATAAGCACTTTCTAGGATAGCTGTATTTCCAGAAGAGTGGATGCATCTTTAATTGTGTGCAATCCCCAAAGGGGCATTAATACTTCCATTTAGCTAGGATATTGCAAATGAACGGATGGGACATGAACCAGTAACTTATATTGTAATTCCTGATGCCTGTGTCATTTaagctttgtctttttttttttttggtcatctgCTCTGggattagtttttttttcaatgtaaacAGTTTGGCAGCTGCATTATCTGCCTGCTAATGTTCTCTCTGTACTGTGCAATATGTAGATGCCAGATTCAAAGAAGCAGCATGGGATGGAACAAGACAAGTCTTCAATTATTCCTGGCCTCTTGTTCTCATTCATAAATAGATGATCCTTCCTAGGCCAGCTGCTAACGCACAATGTGACCTAACTGTGGAGGACGTTTAACCTGCGCAGTGCTGGACAGAAATGCTACTCACGGTGGTGGCACTCACTTCTAATAAGCCTTGAAAAATCTTGTACACAATTCAAAATGCACTTAACACTTTCAGCAGAAAAAAAGGGCTGGGCTCCACATTCCACTGCATTGTTTTGTTGGCCGCTATGCGGTACAGG
The sequence above is drawn from the Rana temporaria chromosome 4, aRanTem1.1, whole genome shotgun sequence genome and encodes:
- the PAQR9 gene encoding membrane progestin receptor epsilon, with the protein product MMPLQSFSRDREPSSLLRWDEVPDDFVECFILSGYRRLHLTAQECLASIFQPTNETLNFWTHFIPLVLFVSKFSEVFFLSSELPFTHPALLPLWCYASGVLLTFAMSCTAHVFSCRSLRLRAAFFFLDYASISYYGFASTVAYSYYLLPRLSLLDPSVMTPYLHSLGWHRVDYSMLMGLYSELVLPVAFVLAVTCTVACCKSRSEDCSYPFAIRTFVFAMPLSMACPVMIESLLFDLGGKNPTLFIYFYRRYFWLLVAAFFNVSKLPERIQPGLFDIIGHSHQLFHIFTFLSIYDQMHYVEQGLEQFLKAPHTSPTVQGTIGYMVLLTVCLGFVVRKYLKGLASAKQD